The Candidatus Auribacterota bacterium genome segment GACATGAACAACCCTGGGGTTATTCTCTTACGGACAGTGCCTTGCGGCATCTTTGCGATCCAACACGGCGGGGGACAACAATCTTACGCCTTCCACAATCCATGCAGGTTGCAATGTTCACGGACGCTCACCTGTGTGGCGACAACCGGGAACTCGGCTTCCGGAGCGCCGCCCGGCTTCAAGAACTGGCGATATGCCTTCCCATCAGCGATCAGCTCAATCCACTCGATATAGTGCTTCTCCTCCATCGGGTGGGGCACACTGCCTACCTTAACCTTGATCCCCGTCGCGGTTCTCTCGATCACGGGGACATGCTTCTCCCTGCTTGCGTCAACCGTATTTTCA includes the following:
- a CDS encoding desulfoferrodoxin, whose translation is MTKRLQVYKCEVCGNIVEVLHEGAGALVCCGQEMKLLVENTVDASREKHVPVIERTATGIKVKVGSVPHPMEEKHYIEWIELIADGKAYRQFLKPGGAPEAEFPVVATQVSVREHCNLHGLWKA